A genomic window from Levilactobacillus yonginensis includes:
- the tkt gene encoding transketolase, protein MTNTGTSEVQANFTEKDELAVNSLRMLSVDMIEKAKSGHPGLCLDAAPMAYVLWNYHMKTDPKRPNWINRDRFVLSAGHGSALLYSLLHMSGYAVKMDDLKQFRQTGSLTPGHPEYGHTPGVDATTGPLGQGIGMAVGMALAEKHLAAKYNTTDYDLIDHWTYTIVGDGDLMEGISQEAINIAGKEKLNKLIVLYDSNDITLDGPLANGSVETQSYRFKGAGWNYLFVEDGEDLAAINSAINEAKRATQPTIIEVKTQIGHGSPQAGTNKVHGAALGAENMKKTKEFYHWSQTPFSVSEDAYAEFKQGIEERGQAAHHEWTELYTNYQRNEPKLAAEFTPEVGPKLDMSQVKLSDETIGKEVATRVTNSEILQQVAKYNPNFWGGAADLSSSNKTQLKDEGRFSPEDPANDNVWFGVREFGEAAALNGMTLHGGSRVFGSTFFTFSDYMKAAIRLAALQGLPVTFVFTHDSIAVGEDGPTHEPIEQLAGLRAIPNVNVIRPADAHETLGAWQTIAETTDKPTVLVLSRQGLPLLEQTHPADVARGGYVVSPAKSEASDGILIASGSEVQLALKAQAKLREKQYDVSVVSIPSFELFEQQSEEYKNSVLPPQIDKRISIEMDSTFGWGKYTGLNGANIGVDTFGMSGKGSEIIEKFGFNTDTIVKKYEELWKKSE, encoded by the coding sequence ATGACAAATACAGGCACAAGTGAAGTTCAAGCGAACTTTACAGAGAAAGACGAATTAGCCGTCAATTCTTTGAGAATGTTGAGTGTGGACATGATTGAAAAGGCTAAGTCAGGGCACCCAGGTCTGTGCTTGGATGCAGCACCCATGGCTTATGTTTTATGGAATTACCACATGAAGACTGACCCAAAGCGTCCAAACTGGATTAACCGCGACCGGTTCGTGCTCTCAGCAGGTCATGGTTCAGCACTGCTTTACAGCTTACTGCACATGAGTGGGTACGCCGTTAAGATGGATGATTTGAAGCAATTTCGGCAGACTGGCTCATTAACGCCAGGCCATCCCGAATATGGTCACACACCAGGCGTTGATGCGACGACTGGTCCGCTGGGCCAAGGGATTGGTATGGCTGTGGGGATGGCTTTAGCTGAAAAGCATTTAGCAGCTAAGTACAATACCACAGATTACGATTTGATCGATCACTGGACCTATACCATTGTTGGTGATGGTGACTTGATGGAAGGTATCAGTCAAGAAGCCATCAACATCGCTGGTAAAGAAAAATTGAACAAATTAATCGTGCTTTACGATTCAAACGATATTACGTTGGATGGACCGTTAGCTAACGGTTCTGTCGAGACGCAAAGTTACCGTTTCAAAGGAGCTGGCTGGAATTACCTCTTCGTCGAAGACGGCGAAGACTTAGCAGCAATCAACAGCGCCATTAACGAAGCTAAGCGGGCTACGCAACCAACGATTATTGAAGTTAAAACACAAATTGGCCATGGTTCACCACAAGCAGGGACTAATAAGGTCCACGGTGCAGCCTTAGGTGCCGAAAACATGAAGAAGACCAAGGAATTCTACCACTGGAGCCAAACCCCATTCTCCGTTTCCGAAGATGCCTATGCTGAATTCAAGCAAGGGATTGAAGAACGTGGGCAAGCCGCTCACCATGAATGGACGGAGCTCTACACGAACTACCAACGCAATGAACCTAAGTTGGCTGCCGAATTTACCCCAGAAGTGGGTCCTAAGTTGGACATGAGTCAGGTTAAATTGAGTGATGAAACGATTGGCAAGGAAGTTGCTACGCGGGTCACTAACTCAGAGATCTTGCAACAAGTTGCTAAGTACAACCCGAACTTCTGGGGTGGTGCCGCTGACTTGTCTTCCAGCAATAAGACGCAGTTGAAGGATGAAGGGCGCTTTAGTCCTGAAGATCCTGCCAACGACAACGTTTGGTTTGGTGTTCGTGAATTTGGTGAAGCTGCTGCTTTGAACGGGATGACTTTACATGGTGGCTCACGGGTCTTTGGGAGTACCTTCTTTACATTTTCAGACTACATGAAAGCTGCTATTCGTTTAGCTGCCTTACAAGGCTTACCTGTGACCTTCGTCTTCACGCATGATTCGATTGCGGTTGGCGAAGATGGTCCAACACATGAACCAATCGAACAATTAGCTGGCTTACGCGCAATTCCTAACGTCAACGTTATTCGGCCAGCCGACGCCCACGAAACTTTGGGTGCTTGGCAGACGATTGCTGAGACGACCGACAAGCCAACCGTTTTGGTTCTGTCCCGTCAAGGGTTGCCATTGCTGGAACAAACGCATCCGGCAGATGTCGCCCGTGGTGGCTACGTTGTTTCACCAGCTAAGAGTGAAGCTTCCGATGGAATTCTGATTGCCAGTGGTTCCGAAGTGCAGTTAGCCTTGAAGGCCCAAGCTAAGTTACGTGAAAAGCAATACGATGTTTCCGTTGTTTCTATTCCTAGCTTTGAACTCTTTGAGCAACAGAGTGAGGAATACAAGAACTCTGTCTTACCACCACAAATTGACAAGCGGATCTCTATCGAAATGGACAGTACGTTTGGCTGGGGTAAGTACACCGGCTTAAACGGTGCGAATATCGGTGTGGATACCTTTGGTATGAGTGGTAAGGGTTCTGAAATCATCGAAAAGTTCGGCTTTAACACGGATACAATCGTTAAGAAGTACGAAGAATTATGGAAGAAGTCGGAATAA
- the ptsP gene encoding phosphoenolpyruvate--protein phosphotransferase has translation MSKRITGIAASDGIGIAKAYRLVDPDLSFEKRSITDADAEIKRLEEAMSDSTDDLKVIRDKAAENLGESEAEVFDAHITILADPEMTSQIEELIKKQKINAEEALKEVTDQFITIFEGMTDNKYMQERAADVKDVTKRVMSHLLGKSLPNPALIDEPVIVIAHDLTPSDTAQMDTNYVKGFLTDLGGRTSHSAIMSRTLEIPAVVGTDQATQLVQDGDTLVLNGLDGFALVAPDADEIAQYQEQAKQYAAERAEWRKLKDAASVSKDGKHFEVAANIGTPDDIDAVVDAGAEAVGLFRTEFLYMNSDKLPSEDDQFEAYKKVAEAMHGKPVVIRTMDIGGDKHLPYLPLPEEMNPFLGYRAIRISLDRQEIFRTQLRALIRASHYGEIRIMFPMIATLDEFRAAKQVFSEEKAKLIADGVPVADDIKLGMMVEIPASAVFADQFAKEVDFFSIGTNDLIQYTFAADRGNEHVSYLYQPYNPALLRLIKNVIDAAHKEGKIAAMCGEMAGDQVAVPLLMGMGLDEYSMSATSVLRVRSQMKHLDTTDWAQVVEEALTTCQTNEEVKDLVEKHLQA, from the coding sequence ATGTCAAAGAGAATTACGGGTATTGCGGCAAGTGACGGTATTGGTATCGCCAAGGCCTACCGCTTAGTAGATCCAGATTTGAGTTTTGAGAAGAGGTCGATTACTGACGCTGATGCTGAAATCAAGCGTCTCGAAGAGGCCATGAGTGATTCTACGGATGACTTAAAAGTTATTCGAGACAAGGCGGCTGAAAATTTAGGCGAAAGTGAAGCTGAGGTTTTTGACGCCCACATAACGATTCTGGCTGACCCTGAAATGACTTCCCAGATTGAGGAGCTCATTAAGAAGCAAAAGATTAACGCTGAAGAGGCTTTGAAAGAGGTCACTGACCAATTCATTACTATCTTCGAAGGAATGACGGATAACAAATACATGCAAGAACGGGCGGCTGACGTCAAGGACGTTACCAAGCGGGTCATGAGTCATTTGTTAGGCAAGTCGCTTCCTAACCCGGCATTGATCGACGAGCCAGTAATTGTGATTGCCCATGATCTCACACCTTCTGACACAGCTCAGATGGACACGAATTACGTGAAGGGTTTCCTGACTGATTTAGGCGGTCGGACGAGTCATTCGGCCATCATGTCACGAACTTTGGAGATTCCAGCGGTTGTCGGAACTGACCAAGCGACTCAGTTAGTTCAGGATGGCGATACATTGGTCTTGAACGGGCTAGATGGTTTTGCCTTGGTTGCCCCCGACGCGGATGAGATTGCCCAATATCAGGAACAAGCCAAGCAATACGCGGCGGAACGTGCCGAATGGCGAAAACTCAAAGACGCTGCATCTGTTTCTAAGGATGGCAAGCACTTTGAGGTTGCGGCCAACATTGGGACGCCCGACGACATTGACGCCGTTGTCGATGCCGGGGCCGAAGCAGTTGGTCTGTTCCGGACGGAATTCCTTTACATGAACAGTGACAAGTTACCATCCGAAGATGATCAGTTTGAAGCTTACAAGAAGGTCGCTGAGGCCATGCACGGTAAGCCAGTGGTCATTCGGACCATGGATATTGGTGGGGACAAACACCTGCCATACTTGCCACTTCCTGAAGAAATGAACCCATTCTTGGGTTATCGGGCAATCCGGATTTCATTGGACCGGCAAGAGATCTTCAGAACGCAGCTGCGGGCCTTGATTCGGGCTTCCCACTATGGTGAGATTCGAATCATGTTCCCAATGATTGCGACGCTGGATGAATTCCGCGCAGCCAAGCAAGTCTTCTCTGAGGAGAAGGCGAAGTTGATTGCCGACGGGGTTCCGGTTGCAGATGACATTAAGCTCGGAATGATGGTTGAAATTCCAGCCTCTGCCGTCTTCGCTGATCAGTTTGCTAAGGAAGTTGACTTCTTTAGTATTGGGACCAACGATTTGATTCAATACACCTTTGCTGCCGACCGGGGTAACGAGCACGTTTCCTACCTCTACCAGCCTTACAATCCAGCTTTACTGCGGTTGATCAAGAACGTGATCGATGCCGCTCATAAGGAAGGTAAGATTGCGGCGATGTGTGGTGAAATGGCTGGCGACCAGGTTGCGGTTCCACTACTGATGGGGATGGGGTTGGACGAATACTCAATGAGTGCCACGTCTGTCCTCCGTGTTCGGAGTCAAATGAAGCATCTTGACACCACTGATTGGGCACAAGTTGTTGAGGAAGCCCTCACTACTTGTCAGACCAATGAAGAGGTCAAGGACCTCGTGGAAAAGCACCTTCAGGCTTAA
- a CDS encoding BglG family transcription antiterminator, whose amino-acid sequence MLNISKKGQINLLVSILAEGKKYKTVADLEARMNLSRRSVFYWLKQVNATLKSLDLDDVQRLSQGGYFLTQSTLDELQQHTQSEAQPLLNVAERRLMIIWYLVQQDAHLSLVNLSERLNVSKNTIIKDLRALPALLPADTEIINTSHGKALAGSEVMQRRWVYRQLAQQNLLIIHKIQKLPHIPILTERLSQLQADTGNYYTGDAAQTLIWYTAWLLDRLQDTDRALTTVNNYPLDRFSQWCEDLLSHYGQVTPGEIGSLRELLLAGQLQQVNDDDRFAKELLTTTQKVARRFSSVSGIDMVTDKFLEALATHLYSTYFRIKYNVQYHHTNLTDVKLEYSYLMNLTKYALKPFEEFLHAPVSSDELALIAVYFGGEVKRLSPDWLESEKQPDVILVCTSGVGTSLLLYQQLSARYPNISFSQPVSLEEFQKIDLTQGAPKLVLTTAKLQAPVDVPTLWVQAIPTSSDFQRLSQEFRQLGLLDNSQETKLVHAVLDIITDYARVDDFNGLTASLRDYFQKTPVETTAVKNSRPSLADLITPARIQIAPGKLDWQAAVHESLVPLQIDGTVQPMYADRIVGITLAKGPYMMIKDGVMLAHAKPEDGVNSLGMSLLLLKQPATIVAQGQERRLDVVFGLAPVDRDAHVHALSQLLALLQDAGLYAELRIADRPEDIYKILERAIQLPS is encoded by the coding sequence ATGCTGAACATTAGTAAGAAAGGACAAATTAATCTATTAGTTTCTATCTTGGCTGAGGGTAAGAAGTACAAGACCGTGGCCGATTTGGAAGCTAGAATGAACCTCTCCCGGCGTAGCGTGTTTTACTGGTTGAAACAAGTCAACGCTACTTTGAAGTCGCTAGATTTGGATGATGTGCAGAGACTCTCGCAGGGGGGCTACTTTCTGACACAGTCTACGTTGGATGAGTTGCAGCAACACACCCAGTCTGAAGCACAGCCCCTGTTAAACGTGGCTGAGCGGCGGCTAATGATTATCTGGTACTTGGTCCAGCAGGACGCTCACCTATCGCTGGTGAACCTGTCAGAACGATTAAACGTTTCCAAAAATACCATCATCAAAGATCTACGGGCGTTGCCAGCATTGTTGCCGGCGGATACGGAGATTATTAATACGAGTCATGGTAAGGCTTTGGCTGGAAGTGAAGTGATGCAACGCCGGTGGGTTTACCGGCAGTTGGCCCAGCAAAATTTACTAATTATTCATAAGATCCAGAAGTTACCACACATTCCAATATTGACGGAGCGGTTATCTCAATTGCAGGCGGATACTGGTAACTATTACACGGGTGACGCTGCTCAGACACTGATTTGGTATACAGCTTGGCTACTAGATCGGTTACAGGATACCGATCGCGCACTGACTACGGTCAACAATTACCCCCTAGATCGGTTTAGCCAATGGTGTGAAGACTTGCTGTCACACTATGGACAGGTGACCCCCGGAGAGATTGGGAGCCTGCGGGAACTATTACTGGCTGGTCAGCTGCAACAAGTTAATGATGATGACCGCTTTGCCAAAGAATTGTTGACGACCACGCAGAAGGTAGCTCGGCGGTTTAGTTCTGTATCGGGGATCGATATGGTGACTGACAAGTTCTTAGAGGCTTTGGCGACTCATTTGTACTCGACGTATTTTCGAATTAAATACAATGTACAATATCACCACACCAATCTGACGGATGTGAAGTTAGAATACAGTTACTTGATGAATCTGACCAAATACGCGTTGAAACCGTTTGAAGAGTTTTTGCACGCACCAGTTTCTAGTGATGAGTTGGCACTGATTGCTGTGTATTTTGGTGGCGAGGTCAAACGGCTCTCACCGGATTGGCTAGAGTCGGAGAAACAGCCGGACGTTATCCTAGTCTGCACGAGTGGGGTGGGGACAAGTCTGTTGTTATATCAACAGTTATCGGCACGCTATCCGAATATCAGCTTTTCCCAACCGGTAAGTTTAGAAGAGTTTCAGAAAATTGATTTGACCCAGGGTGCCCCTAAATTGGTACTAACCACAGCTAAACTTCAGGCACCAGTGGACGTACCGACCTTGTGGGTCCAGGCGATTCCAACTTCAAGTGATTTTCAGCGCTTGAGTCAAGAATTTCGGCAGTTAGGCTTATTGGATAATTCCCAGGAGACAAAGTTAGTTCATGCCGTGCTTGACATCATTACGGATTACGCCCGGGTTGATGATTTTAACGGATTGACCGCCAGTTTGCGAGATTACTTCCAGAAAACACCGGTGGAAACGACTGCGGTGAAGAACAGTCGCCCATCGCTGGCAGATCTGATTACGCCGGCGCGCATTCAGATTGCCCCTGGAAAATTAGATTGGCAAGCAGCGGTTCATGAATCATTGGTACCTTTGCAGATCGATGGGACGGTCCAACCGATGTATGCTGACCGGATTGTGGGGATTACATTGGCCAAAGGACCGTACATGATGATCAAAGATGGTGTCATGTTGGCCCACGCTAAGCCAGAGGATGGTGTGAATAGCCTGGGGATGTCACTGTTGCTCCTGAAGCAACCGGCCACCATAGTTGCACAGGGTCAGGAACGTCGGTTAGACGTTGTCTTTGGCCTGGCACCAGTTGACCGGGACGCGCACGTCCACGCTTTGAGCCAATTGTTAGCATTGCTACAGGACGCAGGACTGTATGCAGAATTACGGATCGCTGACCGCCCAGAGGATATTTACAAAATTTTGGAGCGGGCGATTCAGCTGCCTTCATAG
- a CDS encoding DUF1516 family protein — MWLALHFWTWIILTVLVILGLTRHSEKRITQFLLIARIAYLVMIISGVVLSIRTFVHAPFLISLKFLLGIATIALIEISFGRKMERDTPHIVYWILGVVALVTVGLGLTLAFK, encoded by the coding sequence ATGTGGCTGGCACTACACTTTTGGACGTGGATCATCTTAACGGTTTTGGTGATTTTAGGATTGACTCGCCATTCTGAAAAACGAATAACACAATTTCTACTCATCGCAAGAATTGCCTATCTTGTCATGATTATCAGTGGGGTTGTTTTAAGTATCCGGACATTTGTTCACGCCCCCTTCCTCATCAGCTTGAAGTTTCTCTTAGGCATTGCAACTATCGCCCTGATTGAAATTAGCTTTGGTCGTAAAATGGAACGAGACACTCCGCACATTGTCTACTGGATTCTAGGAGTCGTGGCTTTGGTTACCGTTGGCTTGGGACTTACTTTAGCGTTTAAATAA